GGGGATATCACTCGCACGGAATATCAAGCTCTCTGTGAACTGAGGCAAGCGAAAAAGCCTCTGTTATTAGTCTTTAATAAAGTCGATCTTTATCCTGAGAAAGATCGCCAAGTTATTTATGAACAGTTGCGCCAGTTGGGAACAGGGAAAGAAGGGGAACAGTTACAGGAACTTTTATCTCCTCGTGAAATTATCATGATTTCCGCTGAACCTCCTGCGATGCATGTGCGCGTGGAACAACCTGATGGCGAGATTACCTATGAGAGAGAGCCACAACCACCAAAAGTAGAGCCTCTGAAAGAAGCTATTTTAGAAATTTTAAATCGGGAAGGACGATCGCTGTTAGCCATTAATGCCTTGTTACAAGCCCAAAATGCTGAACTGCACCTTGCCCAAGAAACAATTCGGTTACGCCAAGAAGAAGCAGAAACCCTGATTTGGAACTATGCGAAATATAAGGCGATCGCGGTAGCTATTAATCCTCTTGCCATTTTTGACCTAATTGGCGGCACGTTTGCCGATTTAGCTTTAATTCGGGGGTTAGCGCAATTATATGGCTTACCCATGACTAGCTATGAAGCTGGAAAACTCTGGCGGCGGATTCTCATTAGTTCGGGAAGTTTACTATTAGGGGAAATTGGCACGAATTTTTTACTGGGTGTGGGAAAAAGTAGTGCTATCATTGGCGCAAGTTGGGGCAGCCCCAGTGCGATTATCTCTTACTCCGGTTTGGCAGCTACTCAAGGCGCGATCGCGGGGTATGGGGCTTACACGGTTGGACAAACGGCCCAAGAGTACCTAAAAAATGGCTGCAGTTGGGGACCGTTGGGGCCAAGTACTGTTATTAAAAATATTCTCTCGCAAATTGATGGTGATACCATTATCTATCGCTTGCGACAAGAACTCGGCAATGTCTAAGAAAAATCCCCAAACCGTAATCGGGCTTCTTGGGTAGTTTCTAAAATTTGTTCTACAGCCTCCCAATTGTCATCGTCAATGGCGGTAAGGAGAGTATCTAGTTGTTGACGGTAGAGACGTAATGATCGCGCCCCCGAGGATATTATGGCAGTTCCTACACCACGATTGCGCCGTCAAGTTTGGTTACGCACGGCTTCTGGGCAACGATTAGCTTATGCCGTGTCTTGGTGGGATGCCCAAGAAGTGGATGAATACTTGCAAAACCGTTCTCTTCCCATTTGGGATAATCTGTCGCGCTTACACAAGGAATTGTATCGTGATATTCAAGGGCTTTATTATGGGCATTCGCCAGAATTGGAAACCGCTTTTCAGGAAAAGGGACCATTTTGAGGACGACATTATTTGTTTTGGCATAATGGGCAGCTCAAGGGGTGACGACTGGCTTAAGCCCCTTGCTGTATAAGTTCCATAGCTCTTAACCCTTTCTGATAAAAGGGAAACTTATTGCGATTAAGACTCATCAATTCTTCTACCCAATCTTTGACAAAAATCTGAGTGATGATCCAAGTTTGACCATATAAGCCGATTAAGAAATTACTATTTTTCGTCATTTTTTGCTTCACTGTTCTCAGACGACCAAGATATTCTTGTTGACCTTTGAACCGAATGGATTGCCCCTTTAAACTGGAGACCGTGTACGCGATCGCGCACAACAAAACCAAATTACTTAGTCTTTTTACTGAAGCCTTAGAGCCTTCTAAATTATAACCTCCGATCTTACAATCCTTAAACATGGCTTCGATTCCCATACGCTTTTGATAAGCTTTGATTGCCGAGTCGAGATCGGGAAGATTAGTCAGAAGATACCAAGGCTCTTTTTCGACACTTCCTCGGTATTTCTTTTTCCATTTAACGGCAACAGAAAATTGACCGAATCCGTTTTTACCCACTTTTATATTAGGAAAGAAATGAGAGTCTCCTGGTTGAAAGTCGAAGCAACTAAGAGATTGACAATCTTTTCCTTTGACTTGAATGTTTCGGTCTTTTTTCTGACGCAGAACAAAGCCCACTTTCTCTCTCCGTAACCATTTAGCCAGCTCGATGCTATGAAATTCACGGTCTCCTAAAATGATTAATCGATAACCTCTCAGAAGTTTCAAAATCGGTTTGAGTAAAGCTTTTTGTTCTTTTAAATTACTGGCTCCTTTCTTTGATAAAAATTGCCAATAAATGGGAAGAGCTCGTTTCTGATGAATGAAGGCGACAACAAACAAGTTTTTATCTTGCCACTGCGTTCTGTCTAAAGCTAAGTAAAGAGGTTGATTACTTGGGTGAATGAGTTTAATAATTTCTTTAATGATTGGAAACCAAATTAGGGCCATGGACAGGGAAGGAAGCACTAGAAATCTTTGAAGACGACGGCGACGACTTTCATACTTAATCGGTAAAGGATAGTACGCAGCTAGTTTTTCGATTTTCACATTTTTATGAACTTGTAACAGCCATACCCAGATTTCTAGGCTTAATAATTGGGCACGAGTGAGTCGATTAGCAAGGTGATTGCGATATAATTTTGGTAGCATTTTTTAAGTTCATTTTGGTTTCTGCGATCGCACAGTTAGCGTGATCGCGCAGCCTGATCTGTTTATTATAAAAGGCTATCTACGTCAGCGCTTGAGGCGATTACAACACGATTGTCACCCCGTGAGGCTCATCTATCAATTGGTACAATTGATGGAAAGCGACTATCAAAAACAAAGTCTTCAAGCTTTCTTGGAACTGTTTCTAAAAGCTCAAGGAACACACCGCCCCCAACACTCAGCACTTAAATCAGCCAGTGCTCTCAGTCGTTTTCTCAATCATTACATCTGGTCAGCGCGATCGCTCATCCGCCAAGTCAGACGGATGATTAAGCAACAACTAAGCCACTACCATCCCCGAGGTCGGCGTCCTCACTTACAAGTAATCATTGACTTAACAACTTTGGAAAAACGGGGAAAGTTTAAGGGCTATCAAGACCTAGTTCATGTGTTTGATGGCAAAAGAGGATTGCATCTAGTGGTCATCTATCTGGTAGTGGGAAGGTGGCGTCTTCCATGGAGTTTTCGCATCTATCGAGGAAAAGGACATTCCACTCCAGCACAGTTAGGATTGAAGTTAGTACGGCAACTACCGCGATGGCTGAAACGCCAGTTTCAGGTCATGGTGTTGGCAGACACAGCTTTTGGTAGCGTCGAATTTCTCAAAGGAATCCGCTCTCTGAAGCTTCATGCTATTACTGGTGTTCGTCGTGACCGTCTCCTCCAAGATCATCGCCCTCTATGGCAATTACATCAGCCTGGCCAACAAGTCAGGCTTCAAGGACTTAATTTTCCGGTTAGTGTAGCTTGGTTCTATCTCAAACGAGATGGAGAAAAGAAACGCTCTAAGCGTTATGTTCTCTCCACCAAACCCTTAAAAGCCAGTACCATTGTTTGGTGGGGAAGACATCGCTGGCAAATTGAGGGATTTTTTAAGACCGCTAAATACCGTTTTGGTCTTCATCGGTTTGCTCAAAAGACTCTCAAGGGAATGTATCGTTGGTTGATCTTGTCCTTAGTGGCTTTTTTGCTTGCTCATTGGGGTTATCTTTCTCTTGATACCAAAGAGCTCCCCGATTGGGGAGTGGCTGCAACCATTATTCTTGAAACTTGCTTGGTGGAATTAGTTATTGCTCTATTGTTAGCGGAAGTTGAGCGTCAACGACCTTTACTGAAACAGCAGGGATTAGATGTTCAAATTACCAGGTGCAAGATCTGAGTCTAGGAACTTTCAGTTTCGCTTTTAGTTTATATTTCACCAAATGGTATAGCGTTTTATAGTTGAGGAAAATCTGGTAATTATCTTCTAACCATTTTTGGATTTCTCCGTAGCTTCTAAATCCTTGTTCTTCTTGTGATAGTCTTTCTTGTAGCTCTGCGATATGGCTCTGCCATTTGCCGAAGGCAATCGCGCTTCCTTCTATTTTTGGTGGTCGCCCTCCTTGATCCTCTGGTTCGGTTAATAATCCGTTTACTCCTTCTTGGCGATAGCTCTTTAACCATCTTTGAATAGTTACCCGATGCACTCCTAAATAAGTCGCTAGATGAGTCACTGTTTTTACTTCACCGGTTTTTAGCAAATATAAACCTTGCATTTTCCGAAATTTTGAAAGCTCTTTCTGCTGGGTTTGAAGTTTTTTCAGTTGTGAGGGAGTTTCTTGAATGACGCATTGATAGTTAACTCTCATGGCACTTAACTCCAAGTCATTTTACTTCCGAGGCATTGTAGCATAAGTTATCAGAGATGGTATAAGGCTTCACTAAATGTATTCAAAGGTCGATTTGACCAGATGCGTCTGAATCCTCCTGTCAGTTGATGCCAAACGATGAAGGTATAGGCACAGAAAACTAAAATGAAATGTCTTAAAAGACTTCGTTTGTCTCTGACTTGATATTCCTTCAGTCCTAAATTTCCCTTCGCTTCTCAGTAGAAAACTTCTACCCAATTTCTTTGGGAATAAGTTTTAACGACCCATTGAGGAGTTGCTTGGTTAGGTGGAACATTCGTAAGAAAGTAGTCAACTTCTGTTGCTTCAGAAAAGCTAGAAGCATTCATGACGATCGCGATGCTTTTCTTTCCTTCTAAGCGTGAAATTTCTCCTTCTACTACCGCTACCCAAAAAGTTTTGGGTTTTTCTATTGTCAGTTGAACTTCTGTAAAATCGCTTTTTGAGAGCGATGCAGCTAGTTCGTCAACCCGAATGGTTTCCTTAGCATTTCCTGTTTTCTCTAGTTTGACCTTTCGATTTTTGGCAATTCCTCCTAAATAGTTCAGATTTCTTTCTTCTAGTTGGGAGAGGAAAGTTGTGTTGTTTCCATAACCAGAATCAATCAAAACCATTCCTGGTTTGTTCCCTCTGGGTAAACTACTCCAATTGCGTTTTTTGCCATCTCTGATAGTTTTTTTCGCCGACTTTCCCCCAATAATTCCCCCAAATATTGTCGAAATCCCTGTTTTTCGGCTTTGGTCTTCAAGACATTGTCGAAACGACGACACCATCTTTCAAAGCACGCTGCGCCTCGCAGAAGGAGTAGTTTGTTTCATGGGTTAACTGACAACGTAATTTAATTATCATGCAAGCAGTTTAGCACAATTTATTTTATTTTCTTGTTTAAGTCCCGTTAAACGCATGAAAACCAAATGGGGAACTTGTAATATTCAAGCGCAAAGGATTTGGTTAAATTTAGAATTAGCGAAAAAACCTCCCTCCTGTTTAGAATATGTCATTGTCCATGAAATGACTCATCTTTTTGAACGACATCA
This window of the Euhalothece natronophila Z-M001 genome carries:
- a CDS encoding SprT-like domain-containing protein, whose protein sequence is MKTKWGTCNIQAQRIWLNLELAKKPPSCLEYVIVHEMTHLFERHHNERFRSLMDQFLPHWRRYRDELNQTSIEMDS
- a CDS encoding IS4 family transposase, with amino-acid sequence MLPKLYRNHLANRLTRAQLLSLEIWVWLLQVHKNVKIEKLAAYYPLPIKYESRRRRLQRFLVLPSLSMALIWFPIIKEIIKLIHPSNQPLYLALDRTQWQDKNLFVVAFIHQKRALPIYWQFLSKKGASNLKEQKALLKPILKLLRGYRLIILGDREFHSIELAKWLRREKVGFVLRQKKDRNIQVKGKDCQSLSCFDFQPGDSHFFPNIKVGKNGFGQFSVAVKWKKKYRGSVEKEPWYLLTNLPDLDSAIKAYQKRMGIEAMFKDCKIGGYNLEGSKASVKRLSNLVLLCAIAYTVSSLKGQSIRFKGQQEYLGRLRTVKQKMTKNSNFLIGLYGQTWIITQIFVKDWVEELMSLNRNKFPFYQKGLRAMELIQQGA
- a CDS encoding transposase codes for the protein MESDYQKQSLQAFLELFLKAQGTHRPQHSALKSASALSRFLNHYIWSARSLIRQVRRMIKQQLSHYHPRGRRPHLQVIIDLTTLEKRGKFKGYQDLVHVFDGKRGLHLVVIYLVVGRWRLPWSFRIYRGKGHSTPAQLGLKLVRQLPRWLKRQFQVMVLADTAFGSVEFLKGIRSLKLHAITGVRRDRLLQDHRPLWQLHQPGQQVRLQGLNFPVSVAWFYLKRDGEKKRSKRYVLSTKPLKASTIVWWGRHRWQIEGFFKTAKYRFGLHRFAQKTLKGMYRWLILSLVAFLLAHWGYLSLDTKELPDWGVAATIILETCLVELVIALLLAEVERQRPLLKQQGLDVQITRCKI
- a CDS encoding GTP-binding protein produces the protein MSKNSSSQQAHINQARASLSQALSWYGNMRRHGKATPNSELQAAVKQDLQTLKAAYDKLDETVIRIATFGLVSRGKSAVINALVGKKVMTTGPIHGITRWPQTIRWSPPSGKVQIELIDTPGLDEVEGEERAQMAQTIAQQADLILFVVAGDITRTEYQALCELRQAKKPLLLVFNKVDLYPEKDRQVIYEQLRQLGTGKEGEQLQELLSPREIIMISAEPPAMHVRVEQPDGEITYEREPQPPKVEPLKEAILEILNREGRSLLAINALLQAQNAELHLAQETIRLRQEEAETLIWNYAKYKAIAVAINPLAIFDLIGGTFADLALIRGLAQLYGLPMTSYEAGKLWRRILISSGSLLLGEIGTNFLLGVGKSSAIIGASWGSPSAIISYSGLAATQGAIAGYGAYTVGQTAQEYLKNGCSWGPLGPSTVIKNILSQIDGDTIIYRLRQELGNV
- a CDS encoding helix-turn-helix domain-containing protein gives rise to the protein MRVNYQCVIQETPSQLKKLQTQQKELSKFRKMQGLYLLKTGEVKTVTHLATYLGVHRVTIQRWLKSYRQEGVNGLLTEPEDQGGRPPKIEGSAIAFGKWQSHIAELQERLSQEEQGFRSYGEIQKWLEDNYQIFLNYKTLYHLVKYKLKAKLKVPRLRSCTW